CACGGTGATGGGCATGCAGATCGCCATGATGCTCGGCGCGTCGGTGCTCACCGAGACCACGTTCGAGTGGAAGGGGCTCGGCTACCAGTTCGCGCAGTACCTGTCCGCGCGCGACTTCATCGCCGTGCAGGGCATCGTCGCGTTCATCGCGCTCATCGTGGCGGTGATGAGTTTCCTGGTGGACGTCGTGGTGGCGCTGATCGATCCGAGAGTGAGGTTCTGATGACCGCTCCGGAATTGCTGAACGAACCTCCGATCCTGCCGCCCGTGGCGCGCCGGGGCGTGCCGGGCCTGCGGTTGTTCTCGATGACCGCGGGGTTGCAGCGCGCGACGCTGATCCTCGGACTCGTCTTGGTCGGCGTCTTCGTGGTCGCCGCCGTCTTCGCTCCGCTGATCGCGCCGTACGGATTCGCGCAGAGCGCCGCCGACGGTGTCGATTTCGCCCGCCAGCAAGCCCCGTCGGCGGAGCACTGGTTCGGCACCTCGGTGCGTGGCGAAGACGTGTTCTCCCGGGTCGTCTACGGCGCGCGGACGGCCCTGTGGGTGATCGCGATATCGCTGGTGCTCTCGCTGCTGATCGGTGTGCCGCTCGGGCTGCTGTCCGGCTATGTCGGCCGGTGGCCGGACCGGCTGCTCGTGTTGTTCATGGACGCCATGTACGCGTTCCCCACGCTGCTGCTGGCGATCGTGGTGTCCATCGTGGTCGCGGGCGGCCGATCGACCAGCCTGGGCGGTGTGCTGTCCGCGGCGGTGGCCATCACGGCGGTCTTCGTGCCGCAGTACTTCCGGGTGGTGCGCAACGCCACCGTGGCCGTGAAACAGGAGCCGTACGTCGACGCGGCGCGGGTGACCGGTGCGTCGACGGCGCGAATCCTGTTCCGGCACATCCTGGCCAACGTCACCCAGTCGCTGCCGGTGATCGTCACGCTCAACGGGTCGGAGGCCATTCTCACACTGGCCGGACTGGGCTTCCTCGGTTTCGGCATCGAGCCGACACAGGCTGCGGAGTGGGGCTTCGATCTGAACAAAGCGCTGTCGGACGTGTCCAACGGCATCTGGTGGACGGGCGTCTTCCCCGGCGTCGCCATCGTGCTCGTCGTGCTCGGCATGACCTTGGTCGGCGAGAGCCTGAACGAGGTCCTCAACCCGATCCTGCGCACTCGTCGTGCCGTGGCGGTGGCGAGCGCGCCCGTTCTCGCGCCGAACGGTGGAAGGGAAGCGGCCGATGACTGAGTCGGTCACGGCGGACCGGGGCCGTCCCGCTCTGTCCATCGAATCGCTGTCGGTCACCTTCGCCACCGACGCGGGGCCCGTCCACGCGGTCACCGACGTCTCCTACGAGGTCTATCCGGGCGAAGTGCTGGCCATCGTCGGGGAATCCGGTTCGGGCAAGTCGGTGAGCTCGCGCACGGCGATGGGGTTGCTTCCCGAGACGGCGACCGTGCGCGGCCTGGTCACCCTGGGCACCGAGCAGGTCACCGCGATGAGCGAGAAGCAGCTCACCGCGTTGCGCGGTGGCGCTGTCTCGATGGTGTTCCAGGAACCCGGCTCGGCGCTGGACCCGCTGTTCACCGTCGGCTTCCAGATCGGCGAGGCGCTGCGAGCCCACACGCGGCTGACCAGAAAAGCTGCGAAGGCGCGCGCGGTGGAACTGCTGCGCCTGGTCGGGTTGCCCGACCCGGAGCAGCGGGTGGACTACTACCCGCACCAGCTCTCCGGCGGACAGAAACAACGCGTTGTGATCGCCATCGCGATCGCCTGTGAACCAAAGGTCATCATCGCCGACGAACCCACCACGGCGTTGGATGTCACGGTGCAGGCGGAGATCCTCGACCTGCTGCGGGACCTGCGCGACCGGATCGGCAGTGCGATCGTGCTGATCACCCACAACATGGGCGTCGTCGCCGACATCGCCGACCGCGTAGTGGTGATGCGCGACGGCGCGGTGGTCGAGCAGGCGCCGGTGGACGAGTTGTTCGCCCGTCCCACCGCGGCCTACACACGCGCCCTGCTGGCCGCGGTGCCGCATCTGGGCGCCGAGCAGATCGAGCACGGCCCGACGGACAGCCCCGACGGCCAGGGCGATCCGGTGCTCGAGGTCAGCGATCTGGTGGTCGAGTTTCCCGGCCCATTCGGACGGCCGCGTTTCCGCGCCGTGGACGGGGTGAGCCTGCGCATCGGCCCCGGCGAGACGCTCGGCCTGGTCGGTGAATCCGGATCGGGCAAGTCGACCATCGGCCGCTGCGTCGCCGCCCTGCAACGGCCGACGTCCGGGACGGTGCGGGTGCGAGGGCAGGACATCGCGCGGCTGTCGCCGCGCAAATTGCGGCCGATCCGCCGGCGCTTCGGATTCGTCTTCCAGGACCCGGCCAGTTCACTGAACCCCCGGCTCACTGTGGGGGAGTGCGTCGCCGAGCCGCTGATCGTGCACAACGCCGGAAGTTCGGCGCAGATCCGCGCCAGAGTGCGCGCACTGCTCGATGACGTGCGGTTGCCCGCGGGCGCCGAACACCGCTACCCGCACGAACTGTCCGGCGGGCAGCGGCAGCGCGCCAGCCTGGCCCGCGCCCTGGTGCTCGACCCGGACCTGCTGGTCGCCGACGAGCCGACCAGCGCGCTGGACGTCTCGGTGCAGGCGGCGGTACTGGAGCTGTTCGGGCAACTGCAGCGCGAATGCGGCTGGGCATGTCTGTTCATCAGCCACGACCTGGCAGTGGTCGACCAGCTCGCCGACCGGATCGTGGTGCTGCGCGACGGAGCGGTGGTCGAGCAGGGTGATCGCGATCGGATCCTGCGAGCGCCGCGGGAGGAGTACACCCGACGGCTGGTCGCCGCGGTGCCGGTACCCGACCCGGTGCGCCAACGCGGGCGGCGGGAGCAGGCCGAACGGTTCGACGGGACGGAGACCGACTGATCGTCCGCTTTACGGTTCGCCGTGCCCTATTGTCAAGAGGGCGAGCCAACACCGGTGCGGGCTCGTTATCCGCCTCCGGTAGCGTGAGCAGGCATCTATCCGCCGATTCGGTTTGGAGCTCTCCCCGAAAATGACTGAACAGACCCCCAGTGGTGGTGCCTCGTACGCCGCGGCAGGCGTGGACATCGAGGCAGGTGACCGCGCAGTCGAGTTGTTCGGGCCATTGGCGAAGAAGGCGACCCGGCCCGAGGTCCAAGGCGGCCTCGGCGGCTTCGCCGGGCTGTTCGCGCTGAAGGGCGGCTACCGGGAACCGCTGCTGGCGGCGTCCACCGACGGCGTCGGCACCAAGATCGCGGTGGCGCAGGCGATGGACAAGCACGACACGGTCGGCCTGGATCTCGTCGCCATGGTGGTGGACGATCTCGTGGTCTGCGGCGCGGAGCCGCTGTTCCTGCAGGACTACATCGCCATCGGCAAGGTCGTCCCGGAGAAGGTCGCCGAACTCGTCTCCGGTATCGCGGAGGGTTGTGTGCGCGCCGGTTGCGCGCTGCTCGGCGGCGAGACCGCCGAGCACCCCGGGCTGATGGACCCCGACGACTACGACCTGTCCGCCACCGGCATCGGCGTGGTCGAGGCCGACGCTGTGCTCGGCCCGGACCGGGTCCGGCCCGGCGACGTGGTGATCGCCATGGGGTCCTCGGGCCTGCACTCCAACGGCTACAGTTTGGCCCGCAAGGTGCTGCTCGACATCGACCGCATGTCGCTGACCGGCCACGTCGAGGAATTCGGCCGCACCCTGGGTGAGGAACTGCTCGAGCCGACCCGGATCTACGCCAAGGACTGCCTCGCGCTGATCGCCGAGACCGACGTGCGCACCTTCGCCCATGTCACCGGCGGTGGCCTGGCCGCGAACCTGGCCCGGGTGCTGCCCGCGGGGCTGGTGGCCGAACTGGATCGCGGCACCTGGAATCCGGCGCCGGTGTTCAAGATGATCGCCCAGCGTGGCCGGGTCGAGCGGGCCGAGATGGAGAAGACCTTCAACATGGGGGTCGGCATGGTCGCCGTGGTCGCCCCGGAGGACGTGGACCGGGCGCTGGCGGTGCTGACCGCGCGGCACATCGAGTGCTGGACCCTGGGCACGGTCAAGAAGGCCAAGGATGCCGACGCCCTGCGCGCCGTCCTGGTCGGGGAGCATCCGCGGTTCTGACCGCGGCGAAGACACGTCAGAGTCCCGCATCCTCGTTCGATGCGGGACTCTGTTGTGTTGCAAGCCTTTTCGGCGCCTGTGACGTCAACCCGCGACAACGCTCGAAGGGGGAGGCCCGTCGGCCTCCCCCTTCAGACGTAGATCGGAGTCAGCGGCGCCAGTCGTCGTAGTCGTCCTCGTCCCAGCGGGACAAAGAGTCGTCCGCGTCGTGCTCATCGGACAGCACACCACCACTCCGCTGGGAGTTGGGGCTTCCCGAAAGCTCGCGCTGAAGGCTCGCGAAGTCGGTCGGCGTCGAGCTGTACTTCAGCTCGCGTGCGACCTTGGTCTGCTTTGCCTTAGCCCGGCCACGGCCCATGGCTGACCCCCTCGCGTCACAGCGGGGCGGCCTGGGGTTTGGTGGCGGCCCCGTTCGAATTAATACTCTTCCTGACAGACACTTTAGCGTGTGTCCGGCGGTCTCGCTTCCAGGAGTGGGTGAAGAACTCCCGAACTGGTGCCGTTTGCCCGCTTGTCGCCCCGGCGTGTAATAGCTAGACGACTCCAGGTATGGCGCGAATCACACCGACGCGTGCGCCTCCGCCGAGCACCGCCGGGGCCGCCAGTTCCGCGTGCGCGGCGGTCCACTCGATCCCCATCCGATGCAGAATCGCCAGCGTCAGCGGCATTCGAGCGCGATCGTGGCCGTCTTCGATCTTGTAGGCGAACGCCGATCCGTCCGGCAGCGCGCCGGCGTGCACACCGTCCGCGCCGATCTTGCAGACCAGTCCGGGAGTGGCCTGCATGGCCAGTAGGTCGGGCGCGTTCGTGCCGGAAATCACTCGTGGATGCGCGCGCACCGCGTCGGCGACCCGGCGTTCCGGGGTGCCGGGTTCGGCCGTCGCCATGGTCGAGAACACCCGGGCGAGGTTGACCAGCGAGACCGGGATGATCGGCAGCCCGCAGCCGTCGATGCCCAGATCGGTTTCCGGCTCGCCGGTCAGGTCGGCGACCGTCGCGATCACCGCGCGCTGTAGCGGATGTGCCCGATCCTGGTAGCCGGCGGTAGGCCAGCCGTTGACCGTGCAGGTCGCGAGCATTGCCGCGTGCTTGCCCGAGCAGTTCATGTAGAGGGGATGAGGTCCGCCCGGCAGCGCCGCGACGCGGGCTCGCTCGTCGTACGGCAGGTCGGCCGGGCACGCCAGCGCGGTATCGGGCAGCCCGAAGCGGTCCAGCAACCTGCGCACCAGCGCGATGTGGTCCGGTTCGCCGTAGTGCGAGGCGGTCGCGATGGCCAGTTCGGCGTCGTCGAGCGGCTCGAAGCCGTTGCGCAGCAGGGTGATCGCCTGCATCGGCTTGTTCGTCGAGCGCGGGAAGATCGGCAGGTGCACTTCGCCGAGTTCGAGGGCGGGCTCACCCGCGGCGTCGAGCACCACCACCGAGCCGCGGTGCACGCATTCGCGGAAGCCGGAGCGGACGACTTCGACCAGCTCGACACTCATGGCTGCACCCCCGCGGCGATGTCATCGGTGCTCGTCGTCGTGTGCCGGTGGGTGGCGGCGCGGCCATGCCTGCGCGCGTGCCGTTCCACCTGCATGCGCACGTCGTCGGAGACGGTCGGCTCGTCGGCGAGCAGGATCGCCAGCAGGTCGGGATCGGCGCCGGTGAACAGGTCGCGGACGGTGACGCCGTGCTCGGGGACGTGCACCACCGAGATCCGGTCGCCCGCCGCGATCGTGCCCTCCGTGAGCACCCGCAGGTAGGCGCCGGTGTCGCCGCGCAGGGTGAACCGCTTGACCCACTGCTGCTCGCCGCTCCAGTGCTGGAACGAGGCGCACGGCACGCGCGGGGCGCTGACCTCCAGCAAGGTGTCGCCGACCGACCAGCGTGCGCCGATCACCGAGTCGCTGACCGGAAGGCCACGGACACGGAGGTTTTCGCCGAACCATCCCGCGGGCAGTTCCCGCCCCAGTTCCGTGCCCCAGCGGCGGGCGTCCTCGTCGGCGTAGGCGTAGACGGCCTGGTCCACGCCACCGTGGTCCTTGGTGTTGCAGACGTGATCGCCGGCCAAGCCGAGTGCGCGCACCGCGACGCGCCCCGCCACCGGTCGCTTATCGATCGCGCTGCGACCGACCCGTCCCGGCACCTCGATCTCGGCGTGCACGACGCACGCCGCGAGCACTTCTCCGATATCACCGACGCGCACGGGCGGCGCTCCTCTCGTCACGGATGGGGAGCTCGGCACTGAGCAGGGGTGGGGCTGTCGGCGGGGAGAAGCCCCATGCCGGCCGGTGTTTCGCCAACGGATCAGCGCCCGCGCAGCCGGTCGACCGCGAGGCGGCCCGCCTGCGGCTCGTCGTCGGTGGGGACCGAATCGGGGTCGATGGACGCCGCGACCGGCCCCGCGACCAGCGCGGTGTCCGCCGGAACCGTGCGCTTGACCAAGGCGAGGGCGATCGGGCCGAACTCGTAGTGATCGATGACCGTGCCGAGCCTGCCGACCGCGCGGCCACCCGCGGTGACGTCGTCGCCGGTGGCCGGGCGCTCGTCCGCCGAGCCGTCCAGGTGCAGCAGCAGCAAGTGCCGCGGCGGCTTACCGAGGTTGTGCACTCGGGCCACGGTCTCCTGGCCGCGATAGCAGCCCTTGTCCAGGTGGACCGCTCCATGTTCGGCCACGCTGCCGATCCAGCGGGCCTCGTGGGGGATGGTCCGCTCGTCGGTGTCCAGCCCGATCCGCGGGCGAACGGCGGCGACGCGCAGCGCCTCGAACGCCCACATCCCCGCCGGGGTGGCGCCGGCCGCGGTGAGCCCGGTCCACAAGTCGGTCAACCGGTCGCGCGGGATGACCAGGTCGAAGGCGTCGGCCGTCGGCCACGGCATTCGGCGCAGGAAACCGCCGCCGGGCAGCGGTGTCGCCTCGTAGACACCGGGAAGGGCGGCGATGCCGAGCGTCTCGGTCAGCCCGGCGACCTCCGGTCCGAGCAGGCTCAGCACGGCGTGGTCGGCGGCTTCGACCGGCTTGGCGTCGGCCCAGAACACCATCCTTTGCAGGAACGCGAGCAGGTCGGGTCCGCGCTCGGCCTCCG
Above is a genomic segment from Nocardia sputorum containing:
- a CDS encoding asparaginase, yielding MSVELVEVVRSGFRECVHRGSVVVLDAAGEPALELGEVHLPIFPRSTNKPMQAITLLRNGFEPLDDAELAIATASHYGEPDHIALVRRLLDRFGLPDTALACPADLPYDERARVAALPGGPHPLYMNCSGKHAAMLATCTVNGWPTAGYQDRAHPLQRAVIATVADLTGEPETDLGIDGCGLPIIPVSLVNLARVFSTMATAEPGTPERRVADAVRAHPRVISGTNAPDLLAMQATPGLVCKIGADGVHAGALPDGSAFAYKIEDGHDRARMPLTLAILHRMGIEWTAAHAELAAPAVLGGGARVGVIRAIPGVV
- a CDS encoding ABC transporter ATP-binding protein, whose amino-acid sequence is MTESVTADRGRPALSIESLSVTFATDAGPVHAVTDVSYEVYPGEVLAIVGESGSGKSVSSRTAMGLLPETATVRGLVTLGTEQVTAMSEKQLTALRGGAVSMVFQEPGSALDPLFTVGFQIGEALRAHTRLTRKAAKARAVELLRLVGLPDPEQRVDYYPHQLSGGQKQRVVIAIAIACEPKVIIADEPTTALDVTVQAEILDLLRDLRDRIGSAIVLITHNMGVVADIADRVVVMRDGAVVEQAPVDELFARPTAAYTRALLAAVPHLGAEQIEHGPTDSPDGQGDPVLEVSDLVVEFPGPFGRPRFRAVDGVSLRIGPGETLGLVGESGSGKSTIGRCVAALQRPTSGTVRVRGQDIARLSPRKLRPIRRRFGFVFQDPASSLNPRLTVGECVAEPLIVHNAGSSAQIRARVRALLDDVRLPAGAEHRYPHELSGGQRQRASLARALVLDPDLLVADEPTSALDVSVQAAVLELFGQLQRECGWACLFISHDLAVVDQLADRIVVLRDGAVVEQGDRDRILRAPREEYTRRLVAAVPVPDPVRQRGRREQAERFDGTETD
- a CDS encoding ABC transporter permease — its product is MTAPELLNEPPILPPVARRGVPGLRLFSMTAGLQRATLILGLVLVGVFVVAAVFAPLIAPYGFAQSAADGVDFARQQAPSAEHWFGTSVRGEDVFSRVVYGARTALWVIAISLVLSLLIGVPLGLLSGYVGRWPDRLLVLFMDAMYAFPTLLLAIVVSIVVAGGRSTSLGGVLSAAVAITAVFVPQYFRVVRNATVAVKQEPYVDAARVTGASTARILFRHILANVTQSLPVIVTLNGSEAILTLAGLGFLGFGIEPTQAAEWGFDLNKALSDVSNGIWWTGVFPGVAIVLVVLGMTLVGESLNEVLNPILRTRRAVAVASAPVLAPNGGREAADD
- a CDS encoding YgfZ/GcvT domain-containing protein, whose amino-acid sequence is MSVVVAPSPLLSVSGAVAGAAGSPDAAVAWHYGDPFGEQRAAAQRAAIVDRSHRFVLRITGAERLTWLHTISSQHVAALGDGQSAENLDLDLNGRVQHHFVLTELDGTVWIDTEAERGPDLLAFLQRMVFWADAKPVEAADHAVLSLLGPEVAGLTETLGIAALPGVYEATPLPGGGFLRRMPWPTADAFDLVIPRDRLTDLWTGLTAAGATPAGMWAFEALRVAAVRPRIGLDTDERTIPHEARWIGSVAEHGAVHLDKGCYRGQETVARVHNLGKPPRHLLLLHLDGSADERPATGDDVTAGGRAVGRLGTVIDHYEFGPIALALVKRTVPADTALVAGPVAASIDPDSVPTDDEPQAGRLAVDRLRGR
- a CDS encoding DUF3073 domain-containing protein, which produces MGRGRAKAKQTKVARELKYSSTPTDFASLQRELSGSPNSQRSGGVLSDEHDADDSLSRWDEDDYDDWRR
- the purM gene encoding phosphoribosylformylglycinamidine cyclo-ligase gives rise to the protein MTEQTPSGGASYAAAGVDIEAGDRAVELFGPLAKKATRPEVQGGLGGFAGLFALKGGYREPLLAASTDGVGTKIAVAQAMDKHDTVGLDLVAMVVDDLVVCGAEPLFLQDYIAIGKVVPEKVAELVSGIAEGCVRAGCALLGGETAEHPGLMDPDDYDLSATGIGVVEADAVLGPDRVRPGDVVIAMGSSGLHSNGYSLARKVLLDIDRMSLTGHVEEFGRTLGEELLEPTRIYAKDCLALIAETDVRTFAHVTGGGLAANLARVLPAGLVAELDRGTWNPAPVFKMIAQRGRVERAEMEKTFNMGVGMVAVVAPEDVDRALAVLTARHIECWTLGTVKKAKDADALRAVLVGEHPRF
- a CDS encoding MOSC domain-containing protein gives rise to the protein MRVGDIGEVLAACVVHAEIEVPGRVGRSAIDKRPVAGRVAVRALGLAGDHVCNTKDHGGVDQAVYAYADEDARRWGTELGRELPAGWFGENLRVRGLPVSDSVIGARWSVGDTLLEVSAPRVPCASFQHWSGEQQWVKRFTLRGDTGAYLRVLTEGTIAAGDRISVVHVPEHGVTVRDLFTGADPDLLAILLADEPTVSDDVRMQVERHARRHGRAATHRHTTTSTDDIAAGVQP